Part of the Caulobacter sp. SL161 genome is shown below.
GTCGCCAACCTTGATCGCCATGGGCCTCTGTTCCTCGTGTGTGGGATGAATTGAGGCGACTCGAATAGACCCCCGCGCGGCGGCCGCCAAGCACGCTTTGATGAAGCATCCGACTTGAAACCGTCACAACGAACGCCAATGCTTGAGGTATGGCCAGCTTAATCGACGATGACGACGGCGAGTTCCTGATCGGCAGGCTGCTCGTCGCCATGCCCGGCATCGAGGATCCGCGCTTCGAGCGGACGGTGCTGTATCTGTGCGCTCATGACGAGGACGCAGCGATGGGCCTGGCGGTCAATCGCCCGGTCGAGGGCCTGACCGTGTTCGAGCTGCTCGATCGCCTGGGCGTACGCTCCGAGATCCAGGCGCCCAGCGATCTCGTGCTTCTGGGCGGCCCCCTGGAGCGCGAGCGCGGCTTTGTCTTGCATACTGACGACTTCAGCTCCCCGGACTCGACCCTGCCCGTCGCCGACGGCGTGGCCTTGACCGCGACTCGCGATGCGCTCGACGCCATGGCCAGCGCCATCAAGCGTCCGCGCAAGTCGCTGCTGGCGCTAGGCTACGCCGGCTGGGGACCGGGGCAGCTGGAGCAGGAGCTGCGCGACAATGTCTGGCTGATCTGCGACGCGGACGAGGGCCTGCTGTTCGACGAGGACCACGAGCACAAATGGACCCGGGCCCTGGCCAAGCTGGGGATCACGGCCGATCACCTGTCGGCGACGGCGGGCCGAGCCTAGGAAAATCCTCTCCCCGTGGGAGAGGGGTCGCCGAAAGGCGACGGAGAGGGCAAAGGCGGGGTCGGCGTTTAACCCCGCGCCTTCACCGGCGCGGCGCCGTCGACATAGGCCTCGTTCAGATAGACCTCGGCCTCCTGGGGCGACAGGGCCGGCGCATAGCCAAAGCCCTGGCCGTAGTCGCAGCCCAGCGATTGCAGCGCATGCGCCATCTCGGCGTTCTCGACCCCTTCGGCGACGACTTCCAGATCCAGATCCTGGCCCAGCTTGACCACCGAGCGAACGATCTTGGCCGAGCCGGCGTTATTGCCCATGGTGCGGACGAAGTAGCGGTCGATCTTCAGCGTGTCGAACGGCAGGCGCGTCAGGTACGACAGCGACGAGAAGCCGGTGCCGAAGTCGTCCAGCGCCAGACCCGCGCCGGCGTCGCGCAGCGTCTTCAGGATCACAGCGGCCCGCTCAGGGTCGCGCATGATGTCGCTTTCGGTGACTTCCAGCTTCAGGGCGCCGCGCGGGAGGCGATTGACGCGCAGGGTCTCGGCCACGTCGGCGACCAGGCCGGGCCGGTCGATCTCGCCGGTCGACAGGTTGACGCTGACGGTCAGGTTCCCCATCGCCGGGTGAGCGGCGCGCCAGGTCGACAGCTGCTGGGCGGCGGCGTGCATCATGTGCGCGCCGAGCTCGCTCATCAGCCCCATCTCTTCGATCAGCGGCAGGAACTCGTCGGGCGGCAGCAGGCCTCGGCGCGGGTGAATCCAGCGGGCCAGGGCCTCGAAGCCCGACAGGGCGCCGGTCGACAGGCGCACCACGGGCTGGAAGTAGGGGATGATCTCGCCACGGCCGATGGCGCCGCGCAGGTCGGCCTCCAGCGCCAGGCGCGACAGGCCGTCGGTCTCCATCGCCCGGCCATAGGCGGCCGCGCCGCCTCGGCCGGCGGCGGCCGCCGCCTCGACAGCCAGTTCGGCGCGGCGCAGCAGTTCGGCGGCGTCCGGCGCGTCCAAGCCGCCTTCGGCCGAGACCGCGCCGATCGACAGGGTCGGGTGAATATCAAAGCCGGCCACGCGCAGCGGCTGCTCCAGCGCGCTGCGCAGCACCTCGGAGGGTTCGTAGCCGAGCGGCTGGCAGAGAACGGCGAACTCGTCCTCGCCGATCCGGCCCAGGATCGACTGGGCCGGGAACGCCGCCGCCAGGCGCGAGCCCAGCGCCGCCAGGACCAGGTCCGCGCGCTCGTGACCCAGCGCCTCGTTAAGGCGACGCAGTCGGTCGAGGTCGGCGACGACCAACTGGTAGGTCCCCTCCTGCGCCAGGCGCTCGCGGGCGCGGGCTATGAAGCTGCGACGGTCCAGAAGTCCGGTCAGGTCGCAAAGCTCGGACGCGGAGAATTTCGTTTCGGGCGCCACGACGCCGGCGGCGCGCACTCCCTCTTCCAGCCAGACGCCGCGCCAGAGGCAGGTCTCGCCGCCGCGCACGCGGAAGCGGGCGACGACTTCGCTGCCCGGTTCACGCGGCTTCAGGACCTCTTCGGCCTGGGCGCGGTCCTGCGGTAAGGCCAGGGCGCGGAAGGCGGCCGACGAGCATTCAGGCGCCAGCGGCCCAAGGCCCAAGGCGCGCGCCGCGCCGTTCAGACGCAACCTGTCGGTCTCGGGCTCCCAGATCCACAGGGCGACGTCCGCCGCGCCCAGCGCCTCAAGCGTGGCCGTCGCGTCCCAGATTCGTCGTTCGCCTGTCCGAAAAGACATACCCGTCCTGACCGTTTCGGCGAAAGCCGTGGCGCTACTCGGGCGCCACCAAGCCGAACAGACGATGATCTCGCCAAGCGCCGTTAATTTTCAAATAAGCGTGGGCATATCCCTCCTCGGAAAACCCGCATTTCGCGAGCAACGCGGCCGAGGCGTGGTTTTCCGGCATGCATGCGGCCTCCAGGCGGTGGAGACCAAGCCCGTGAAAGGCGAAACGGATCAAGGTTTCGACGGCGTCGGCCATATGCCCCTGGCGGACATGGGGCTCGCCCAGCCAGTAGCCGATGGTTCCCGTCAGCGACACACCGCGCCGTACGTGAAACAGCCGGATCGCGCCCAGCAGCGCGTTGTCCTCGCGCCGGAAGATGAAGAACGGATAGGCCTCGCCAAGCTCCAGCTCGCGGGCATAGGCGGCCAGCCGCGCCCGGAACGCCGCGCGGCTGAGATCGTGCTCCGGCCAGGTCGGCTCCCAGGGTTCGAGAAAGGCGCGCGACTGGCTGCGGAGCGCCGCCCAAGGCGCGTAGTCCCGCTGCATCGGCGGCCTCAGATAGACCGCACGACCCTGCAACTGCAGGCGGGGACGAGGACTCAGAAACGACAGCAAAACAGACACGCAGCCATCTTCGACCGTCAGGCCGCCGAGAACAACGCCTTGTCGAAGACTTCGCCGGCCTTGAGCGCCGACTTCGCGCCCAGCACGGCCGTCGCGGCGCGGCCGGCCGACAATAGGCGCTGGCCCAGACGGGCGACGTCCTGTGCCGTCACGGCGTCGACTTCCCGCGCCAGTTCGGCGGGCGGATAGAGACGGTCAAACAGCAGCACCTGCCCGGCCCCCTGCTCAGCGCGCGACAGCGGCTGCTCGCGGGCCATGAACATGTGCGCCTTCAGCTGCGCCTTGGCGCGGGCCAGTTCCGCCTCTTCGATCCGGTCGGCCAGCTTGATCAGTTCGTCGGCGCAGACCTTGGCGGTCTCGACCGCGTCGCTCGCCGCGCAGCCGGCATAGATCCCCAGCGCGCCGTGGTCGGCATAGGTGTCGGCATAGGCGTCGATGTTGTAGGCCAGACCCCGCTTCTCGCGGGCTTCCTGGAAGAGGCGGGAGGACATGCCGCCGCCCAGGCATTCGGCAAAGATCCGCAGGGCGAAATAGTCGTCCTCCCGCGCGCCGCAGGCGGGCAGCATGAAGACCAGATGCGCCTGTTCGAGCTTGCGCGCCTCGGCCTGCGGGCCGCCGACAAAGGCGGCGGACTGCGTCAGCCCGACGCCCGGCGTCGCCGGCAGATCGCCGAACGCCCGCTCGGCGGCGGCCATCAGCTCGGCCTCCTCGACCGCGCCGGTGGCGGCGATCACCAGGCGATCGGCCGCGTAGAGATCCCCGCGCCAGTCTGACAGCGCCTCGACGCTGGCGGCGTTGACGGTCTCGTCTGATCCGAGGATCGGGCGTCCGACGGGATGGTCGCCCCAGCTGGCCCGCTGGATCAGGTCGAAGACATAGTCGTCCGGCGCGTCGGCGGCCTCGGCGATCTCCTGGGCGACGACCTGCTTCTCGCGCGTCAGATCGGCGGGATCCAGCGTCGGGCGGCGCACCAGGTCGGCGATGACGTCCATGCCAAGGTCCAGGCCGCCCTTCAGCGCCCGGACCTGGAAGCTGGTGCGCTCATAGCCCGTGGCGGCGTTGATCGACCCGCCCTGGTTCTCGATCACCTCGACGATGTCACGGGCCGAGCGTGAGCCGGCGCCCTTGAACACCATGTGTTCCAGAAGGTGCGACCAGCCCGAGCGCGCCGGATCCTCATAGGCCGCGCCCCGGCCCGCCACGACGGACAGGGCCAGGGTTTCGAGGCCGGGCATCGGGTCGCAGACGACGCGGACGCCGTTCTTCAGGGTGCGCAAGGAAGCGGTCATGAGGCGCGCTATCTAAGTGTTCGCGCCCCTAAACGCCAGCTTTGGCTCAACTATTCGCCGCGAAGGTCCGCACAAAGGCCTTCACCGACGATCCATCCGCGGGCAGACGCTCGAATTTTTCCGGCTTCTTGGAGAGGTCGGGCGTGGCGCGCGGGGTCGAGGGCAGCAGGCCCGTAGCGGCCTGAACCGCCTCGGGGAACTTGGCTGGATGGGCGGTCGACAGCACCACGACGGGGATGGCCGGATTGATCCGGACGCCCTGGGCGGCGGCCAGGCCGACAGCCGTGTGCGGATCGACGACCTCGCCGGTCTCGTTCAGCGTCGAGAGCATGGTCTTGGCGGTGTCGGCCTCGCTGACTGACGCGCCGCGGAACAACTCGCGCATCCAGGCATGGGCGGCGGGCGGGATGTCCAGCAGGCCGGTGTCGGCGAAGGCGCGGAAGGCTCTGCCGGTCTCGACCCCGTCACGACGCACGGCCTCGAAATACAGGCGCTCGAAGTTCGAAGCGACCTGGATGTCCATGGCCGGGCTCTGGGTCGCGGCGACGGCGCCGCGCGAATAGCGGCCGTCCTCGAAGGCGCGCGCCAGGATGTCGTTGGAATTGGTGGCGGCCGTCACCGAATGGATCGGCAGACCCAGGGTCTTGGCCACGAAAGCGGCGTAGGCGTCGCCGAAATTGCCGGTCGGCACCACGAACGCCACCTCGCGCGCCGGGGCGCCCAGGGCGACGGCGGCGGTGAAGTAGTAGACGCTCTGGGCCGCGATCCGCGCCCAGTTGATCGAGTTGACGCCCGACAGGTCCACGGCGTGACGGAACTGGTCGTCCTGAAAGGCCTGCTTGACGATGGCCTGGCAGTCGTCGAACGAGCCCAGCACCGAGACGCAGGCGACATTGGCGTCGGTCGCGGTGGTCA
Proteins encoded:
- a CDS encoding YqgE/AlgH family protein yields the protein MASLIDDDDGEFLIGRLLVAMPGIEDPRFERTVLYLCAHDEDAAMGLAVNRPVEGLTVFELLDRLGVRSEIQAPSDLVLLGGPLERERGFVLHTDDFSSPDSTLPVADGVALTATRDALDAMASAIKRPRKSLLALGYAGWGPGQLEQELRDNVWLICDADEGLLFDEDHEHKWTRALAKLGITADHLSATAGRA
- a CDS encoding putative bifunctional diguanylate cyclase/phosphodiesterase, giving the protein MSFRTGERRIWDATATLEALGAADVALWIWEPETDRLRLNGAARALGLGPLAPECSSAAFRALALPQDRAQAEEVLKPREPGSEVVARFRVRGGETCLWRGVWLEEGVRAAGVVAPETKFSASELCDLTGLLDRRSFIARARERLAQEGTYQLVVADLDRLRRLNEALGHERADLVLAALGSRLAAAFPAQSILGRIGEDEFAVLCQPLGYEPSEVLRSALEQPLRVAGFDIHPTLSIGAVSAEGGLDAPDAAELLRRAELAVEAAAAAGRGGAAAYGRAMETDGLSRLALEADLRGAIGRGEIIPYFQPVVRLSTGALSGFEALARWIHPRRGLLPPDEFLPLIEEMGLMSELGAHMMHAAAQQLSTWRAAHPAMGNLTVSVNLSTGEIDRPGLVADVAETLRVNRLPRGALKLEVTESDIMRDPERAAVILKTLRDAGAGLALDDFGTGFSSLSYLTRLPFDTLKIDRYFVRTMGNNAGSAKIVRSVVKLGQDLDLEVVAEGVENAEMAHALQSLGCDYGQGFGYAPALSPQEAEVYLNEAYVDGAAPVKARG
- a CDS encoding GNAT family N-acetyltransferase; protein product: MSVLLSFLSPRPRLQLQGRAVYLRPPMQRDYAPWAALRSQSRAFLEPWEPTWPEHDLSRAAFRARLAAYARELELGEAYPFFIFRREDNALLGAIRLFHVRRGVSLTGTIGYWLGEPHVRQGHMADAVETLIRFAFHGLGLHRLEAACMPENHASAALLAKCGFSEEGYAHAYLKINGAWRDHRLFGLVAPE
- a CDS encoding M16 family metallopeptidase, whose amino-acid sequence is MTASLRTLKNGVRVVCDPMPGLETLALSVVAGRGAAYEDPARSGWSHLLEHMVFKGAGSRSARDIVEVIENQGGSINAATGYERTSFQVRALKGGLDLGMDVIADLVRRPTLDPADLTREKQVVAQEIAEAADAPDDYVFDLIQRASWGDHPVGRPILGSDETVNAASVEALSDWRGDLYAADRLVIAATGAVEEAELMAAAERAFGDLPATPGVGLTQSAAFVGGPQAEARKLEQAHLVFMLPACGAREDDYFALRIFAECLGGGMSSRLFQEAREKRGLAYNIDAYADTYADHGALGIYAGCAASDAVETAKVCADELIKLADRIEEAELARAKAQLKAHMFMAREQPLSRAEQGAGQVLLFDRLYPPAELAREVDAVTAQDVARLGQRLLSAGRAATAVLGAKSALKAGEVFDKALFSAA
- the thrC gene encoding threonine synthase, yielding MRYVSTRGQSAPIGFLDAVLAGLAPDGGLYVPAEWPSFTAKQIAAFAGKPYAEVAAAVVGKFVGDDIPREDLAQMCEEAYATFAHTAVVPVKQLTPNRYLLELFHGPTLAFKDVAMQLLGRLYDYVLERQSRKMTIICATSGDTGGAAVEAFRGRKNARIVALFPEGRISEVQRRFMTTATDANVACVSVLGSFDDCQAIVKQAFQDDQFRHAVDLSGVNSINWARIAAQSVYYFTAAVALGAPAREVAFVVPTGNFGDAYAAFVAKTLGLPIHSVTAATNSNDILARAFEDGRYSRGAVAATQSPAMDIQVASNFERLYFEAVRRDGVETGRAFRAFADTGLLDIPPAAHAWMRELFRGASVSEADTAKTMLSTLNETGEVVDPHTAVGLAAAQGVRINPAIPVVVLSTAHPAKFPEAVQAATGLLPSTPRATPDLSKKPEKFERLPADGSSVKAFVRTFAANS